In Myxococcales bacterium, one genomic interval encodes:
- a CDS encoding transposase, with protein MAYLPRYEIIYDNAFFHVTWQCHNKDWLMRWEWAKRAYYDLLLKYKDRYGVKIHSYNFMDNHPHIAGHLENKEQFSAFFRLVNSRFAKIVNKRLSRRGQVVMDRFKSPVIESDSQMLTVMAYIDLNQHRVKKVKDPKDNEWSSYRYYAYGKEDPLITPSPSYLALSEDPMERRREYLAIVKSLIEHRKQLNISHTHFIGNPEWVFKKYRELCTRLGRQINEVMFLRLTSPPELELQE; from the coding sequence ATGGCTTATTTGCCTAGATACGAAATCATCTACGACAACGCTTTCTTCCACGTCACCTGGCAGTGCCACAACAAAGACTGGCTCATGCGGTGGGAATGGGCAAAACGAGCATACTACGACCTCCTCCTGAAATATAAGGACCGATATGGAGTCAAAATTCACTCATATAACTTTATGGATAACCACCCGCATATCGCCGGACATCTCGAGAATAAGGAACAATTTTCCGCGTTCTTTCGTCTCGTAAACAGCCGCTTTGCCAAAATAGTGAATAAAAGGCTTTCGAGGCGTGGGCAGGTCGTCATGGACCGTTTTAAATCTCCTGTCATAGAATCGGACAGTCAGATGCTCACAGTGATGGCATACATCGATCTGAATCAGCATAGAGTAAAAAAGGTGAAGGATCCAAAAGACAACGAGTGGTCTTCTTACAGATATTATGCATATGGAAAAGAGGATCCGCTGATAACGCCTTCTCCCTCATATCTCGCATTAAGCGAGGATCCCATGGAAAGACGGCGTGAATATCTCGCCATCGTCAAATCGCTGATAGAACACCGTAAGCAGCTGAACATCTCCCATACGCACTTCATAGGAAATCCGGAATGGGTGTTTAAAAAATACCGTGAACTGTGCACGCGGCTCGGTCGCCAGATAAACGAGGTAATGTTTCTGAGACTTACAAGTCCGCCCGAGTTAGAGTTACAAGAATAG
- the rmuC gene encoding DNA recombination protein RmuC translates to MTSIIYLLIGMVLGAAAVAVFYLLRKKEYEGRIQIANQRAQDAKEGLDRERENLSNLERLFEGVSSKVLKESRDEFIKQAEPKLGEQVRPLKDALERLDRAISDIEGKREEAYGGIKGMLKSVEAGQARLSIETSSLATALKNPAARGRWGELTLRRVAELSGMSAYCDFDEQFSVDGGDGKLRPDMVVRMPAGKTVVVDAKAPIDCYMKALEASDENSRQAHLLAHAQAVRDHIKRLSLKSYWAQFENSPDFVVLFIPGESFFSAALEADRKLIEDGWASKVLIATPTSLIALLRVVALGWNQERLAENAQKISEAGKSLYERLQNFAEHFSKVGGSLDRAVESFNKAVGSWEHKLVPGARTLKELGATREADAEVPSVDPVEHNSRSLQQ, encoded by the coding sequence ATGACATCAATAATATATCTTCTGATCGGAATGGTTCTTGGCGCTGCCGCTGTCGCTGTTTTTTATCTCCTTCGCAAAAAGGAATATGAGGGAAGGATTCAGATAGCCAATCAGCGTGCGCAGGATGCCAAAGAGGGGCTCGATCGCGAGCGCGAAAATCTTTCGAATCTTGAACGGCTTTTCGAGGGGGTATCATCGAAGGTCCTCAAGGAGAGTCGCGACGAGTTCATCAAACAGGCCGAGCCGAAGCTCGGCGAGCAGGTGCGTCCTCTCAAAGATGCTCTGGAGCGTCTCGATCGCGCGATATCGGATATCGAGGGAAAACGCGAGGAGGCCTACGGAGGAATAAAGGGGATGCTAAAGAGCGTCGAGGCGGGGCAGGCGCGCCTATCCATCGAAACCAGCTCTCTTGCGACCGCGCTGAAAAATCCTGCGGCGCGCGGGCGCTGGGGTGAACTTACGTTGCGGCGCGTAGCGGAGCTGTCCGGCATGTCGGCTTACTGCGATTTCGACGAGCAGTTTTCCGTCGATGGGGGTGATGGCAAACTTCGTCCGGATATGGTAGTTCGCATGCCGGCGGGCAAGACGGTCGTGGTCGATGCCAAGGCCCCGATCGATTGCTATATGAAGGCGCTCGAGGCCTCCGACGAAAATTCGCGACAGGCACATCTTTTGGCGCACGCGCAGGCGGTGCGGGATCATATCAAGCGTCTTTCGCTGAAGTCCTACTGGGCGCAGTTTGAAAATTCTCCGGACTTCGTGGTCCTTTTCATCCCGGGGGAATCGTTTTTTTCAGCGGCGCTCGAGGCGGATCGCAAGCTGATCGAGGACGGCTGGGCCAGCAAGGTCCTGATTGCGACGCCTACATCGCTGATCGCGCTTTTGCGCGTCGTGGCCCTCGGATGGAATCAGGAGCGGCTCGCTGAGAATGCTCAGAAGATTTCCGAGGCGGGGAAGAGCCTCTACGAGAGGTTGCAAAATTTTGCGGAGCATTTTTCGAAGGTCGGGGGCAGCCTGGATCGCGCCGTCGAGAGCTTCAACAAGGCGGTAGGTTCTTGGGAGCACAAACTCGTCCCTGGCGCGCGGACGCTGAAGGAGCTTGGCGCGACGCGCGAGGCCGATGCCGAGGTCCCTTCTGTAGATCCTGTCGAACATAATTCCCGTTCGTTGCAGCAATAA
- a CDS encoding AsmA family protein: MKKKLMMILAALLLLLIAVALYGSLAARRMIEERRHDVAGLALDIGGYSLGIFSASLSLKEIKIYPAGKEEPQFLLASAEKLFISVAPFDLLRGKLRAKKVELKKPEINYVITGRKSANWDALDLGERESPAKGEGKKGDEAAGKGWELVVDDVEIEDGRVLYRNDVNGQNLELREVDISIEDIRAARKEGELPTGIEMEGKVGGTGGKLSVEGMADLLGDSISFDVAGGLSSTPITAFSSFYAGSVPFEIAAGSIEVSSKGKAVKNLLTSSHHATIYGLEAGGGGKGELINQFLRLNRAPIEVDTAVSGDLSTGKFSVSAELSRGIADEILRRVSASLPEKALERVKKIAPIKEGIRNIFKR; encoded by the coding sequence ATGAAGAAAAAACTGATGATGATTTTGGCAGCGCTCCTTCTCTTGCTGATCGCCGTGGCTTTGTACGGATCGCTGGCGGCAAGGAGGATGATCGAGGAGAGGCGGCATGATGTCGCTGGGCTCGCCCTCGACATCGGAGGTTATTCGCTGGGAATTTTTTCCGCGAGCCTCTCGCTCAAGGAAATCAAGATCTATCCCGCGGGGAAGGAAGAGCCTCAGTTTCTGCTCGCCAGCGCTGAAAAACTTTTCATAAGCGTCGCGCCTTTCGATCTCCTGCGCGGCAAACTGCGCGCCAAAAAGGTGGAGCTGAAAAAGCCGGAGATAAACTATGTGATCACCGGGAGGAAATCCGCGAACTGGGATGCCCTCGATCTTGGGGAGCGCGAGTCTCCGGCGAAGGGGGAGGGGAAAAAAGGAGATGAAGCAGCGGGGAAGGGGTGGGAGCTCGTTGTAGATGATGTTGAAATCGAGGATGGTCGCGTTTTATATCGCAACGATGTGAATGGTCAGAACCTGGAGCTTCGGGAGGTGGATATCTCCATCGAGGATATCAGGGCCGCGCGCAAGGAGGGGGAGCTGCCGACCGGGATAGAGATGGAGGGAAAGGTAGGGGGGACTGGCGGAAAACTATCGGTTGAGGGGATGGCTGATCTCCTCGGCGATTCCATATCGTTTGATGTGGCGGGCGGGCTCTCCAGCACCCCGATCACCGCCTTCTCATCTTTTTATGCCGGCTCCGTCCCATTTGAAATAGCGGCCGGCTCGATTGAGGTGAGCAGCAAGGGGAAGGCCGTGAAAAATCTTCTCACTTCATCTCATCATGCGACGATATACGGGCTTGAGGCGGGAGGGGGAGGGAAGGGGGAACTGATAAATCAGTTCCTGCGGTTGAATCGCGCTCCTATCGAGGTCGATACCGCCGTGAGCGGCGACCTCTCGACCGGAAAGTTTTCAGTCTCCGCCGAGCTTTCGAGAGGGATCGCCGATGAGATACTGCGCCGCGTCTCGGCATCTCTGCCCGAGAAGGCGCTTGAGCGGGTGAAAAAAATTGCGCCAATCAAGGAGGGGATAAGGAATATATTCAAAAGGTAA
- the mscL gene encoding large-conductance mechanosensitive channel protein MscL, translating to MSRFLKEFKEFAIMGNMIDMAVGIIIGAAFGKIVSSLVADVIMPPLGLLIGRVDFSNLFITLSGGSYDTLAQAQAAGASTLNYGIFINNVVNFLIIAFAIFILISQMNMLRRKGPPESPDTKKCPYCISSISIDACRCPNCTSELTELV from the coding sequence ATGTCGAGGTTCCTGAAGGAGTTCAAAGAATTTGCGATTATGGGAAACATGATCGATATGGCTGTCGGAATCATCATAGGTGCGGCCTTCGGGAAGATAGTTTCATCCCTCGTCGCCGATGTAATAATGCCGCCGCTCGGGCTTTTGATCGGGAGAGTGGATTTCAGCAACCTTTTCATTACGCTTTCCGGCGGTAGCTATGACACGCTGGCTCAGGCACAGGCTGCCGGGGCCTCGACCCTCAACTACGGCATCTTCATCAACAACGTGGTCAATTTTCTGATAATCGCATTTGCGATCTTCATCCTGATTTCGCAGATGAATATGTTGAGGCGCAAAGGGCCGCCGGAGTCGCCGGACACGAAAAAATGTCCGTACTGCATATCTTCGATATCGATCGACGCCTGCAGGTGCCCGAATTGCACATCCGAGCTTACGGAGCTTGTGTAA
- a CDS encoding peptide MFS transporter — translation MANKDNGGHMSEEREQIPQRATFSEALKKTWQETKETFGGVIRAPRALWGLNFADVIVQGLAYFGLLTILGKFLSENVALSDLHAGWIYSFLTGGFTFAMLFLGGVCDRIGVRKALAISILLIAAGFLVLSLSSTLNMDTGLMSPTFYTVLIAIFIMVIGNGMLQPTMYAGVKQFTNEKTSAVGYAMIYGLMNLGAFLAGLISPLVRRSSETTFPPNGIPGVLWVYTALTIVTLVVVMFILTKRTVEKSTLTQISETKEERDAKAAIPKMLTVIMALAAIASFAIYMATKNPLWYVPTGAFALMAIWDFLRKRPDHPFRDSKFTFFIFILIPVQTLFAHQWLTIPYYIDRAFAGTTIGNNFEFFSNINPILIFFLCPMVAVMTSRANVYRMMIVGTLVMALPTFFLAIGPNPAMLLAYIVLMTVGEAMWQPRFLQFAAQIAPKGKTGVYMGVAQFPWFLTKVITGLYSGWFLAKYCPKPELGLALNTETMWFIYGLIALISPLALMLAKKWIGQEMHERATATCTCSEERC, via the coding sequence ATGGCAAATAAAGACAACGGAGGTCACATGAGCGAAGAGAGGGAGCAGATCCCGCAGAGGGCCACCTTCAGCGAGGCCCTGAAAAAGACCTGGCAGGAAACCAAAGAGACATTCGGCGGGGTAATTCGAGCGCCGCGAGCGTTGTGGGGATTGAACTTCGCCGACGTCATAGTGCAGGGGCTTGCATATTTCGGCCTTCTCACCATACTCGGCAAATTCCTCTCGGAAAACGTAGCCCTCTCCGACCTCCATGCCGGATGGATCTACAGTTTTCTGACCGGCGGATTCACCTTCGCAATGCTCTTCCTCGGCGGAGTATGCGACAGGATCGGCGTCCGAAAGGCGCTGGCAATTTCAATACTCCTGATCGCCGCCGGATTTCTCGTCCTCTCGCTATCGAGCACACTCAACATGGACACGGGACTGATGTCCCCCACCTTCTACACAGTCCTCATCGCGATCTTCATCATGGTGATCGGAAACGGGATGCTGCAGCCGACGATGTACGCCGGCGTAAAACAGTTCACCAACGAGAAGACATCGGCGGTCGGTTACGCCATGATCTACGGCCTGATGAATCTCGGCGCATTTCTCGCGGGCCTGATATCGCCGCTTGTCCGCCGCAGCTCCGAAACGACCTTCCCGCCGAACGGAATACCCGGAGTTCTCTGGGTATATACCGCTCTGACCATAGTGACGCTGGTCGTGGTGATGTTCATCCTCACCAAGAGGACGGTGGAAAAATCCACGCTCACGCAGATAAGCGAGACGAAGGAGGAAAGGGATGCGAAAGCCGCCATCCCGAAGATGTTGACGGTGATCATGGCGCTGGCTGCGATCGCATCCTTCGCAATCTACATGGCCACGAAGAATCCCCTCTGGTATGTCCCGACCGGGGCCTTCGCGCTGATGGCCATCTGGGATTTTCTCAGGAAACGACCCGACCACCCGTTCCGCGACAGCAAGTTCACATTCTTCATCTTCATACTCATACCGGTGCAAACGCTCTTCGCTCACCAGTGGCTGACGATACCGTATTACATCGACCGCGCCTTCGCGGGAACGACGATCGGAAACAACTTCGAGTTCTTCTCGAACATAAACCCGATCCTGATCTTCTTCCTCTGCCCGATGGTCGCCGTGATGACAAGCCGTGCAAATGTCTATAGAATGATGATCGTCGGAACGTTGGTGATGGCGCTGCCTACATTCTTCCTCGCCATCGGCCCAAATCCGGCGATGCTCCTCGCATATATAGTCTTAATGACCGTGGGCGAAGCGATGTGGCAACCACGCTTCTTGCAGTTTGCAGCCCAGATCGCCCCGAAGGGAAAAACCGGCGTCTATATGGGGGTGGCGCAGTTCCCGTGGTTTTTGACAAAGGTGATCACCGGCCTGTATTCTGGATGGTTTCTCGCGAAATATTGTCCGAAGCCGGAGCTCGGGCTCGCGCTTAACACCGAGACGATGTGGTTCATCTACGGCCTGATAGCGCTCATATCTCCGCTGGCCCTGATGCTTGCCAAAAAATGGATAGGGCAAGAGATGCACGAACGCGCAACCGCAACATGCACCTGCTCCGAGGAGCGCTGCTGA
- a CDS encoding PTS sugar transporter subunit IIA has product MRLAPFIQNAVIIAETDAPTRDVALRMMLRKLRASIPDLEVESVLKDILIREQESSTGIGKGIAIPHATVSEGLDSTVMAVATLKEPIDFNSVDRKKVSLIVMILSPEGMADGHLRMLARVARICSRDAILAEIMEAKDEDALREAFLAADEKCVG; this is encoded by the coding sequence ATGAGGCTTGCTCCATTCATTCAAAACGCAGTCATAATCGCGGAGACCGATGCGCCGACCCGTGACGTCGCTTTGAGGATGATGCTGCGAAAACTTCGCGCGTCGATTCCGGATCTCGAGGTCGAGTCGGTGCTGAAAGATATCCTGATCCGCGAACAGGAGAGTTCGACCGGGATAGGCAAGGGGATTGCCATCCCTCACGCTACGGTCTCTGAAGGGCTCGACTCCACGGTCATGGCTGTAGCTACCCTTAAAGAGCCGATCGATTTCAACTCGGTGGACCGCAAAAAAGTTTCTCTGATAGTGATGATACTCAGTCCGGAGGGAATGGCGGATGGACACCTTCGCATGCTTGCCAGGGTGGCGAGGATATGTTCGCGCGACGCGATTCTCGCGGAGATAATGGAGGCGAAGGATGAGGATGCGCTGAGAGAGGCTTTCTTGGCGGCGGATGAAAAATGCGTGGGATGA
- a CDS encoding excisionase family DNA-binding protein, whose amino-acid sequence MVRKDILTTFEAASLCSVSYNTIKNWIKRNMLSAYRTAGGHLRIKSSDLESFSREYGIPIADKDGGNKRRVLILDNGNFTRLFSDSLNRYSDKIDLYSTKDPFEAGSLVESRKPDIFIINSQLPGVDAARICSHVKKRSALKHAKIGVIGIRSAPDSLSDVGASCAADFFFKEPIDKVEIYESIEPMILPKKGVRSHRNKRDA is encoded by the coding sequence ATGGTCAGGAAGGATATACTCACGACATTCGAGGCAGCATCCCTTTGCAGCGTGAGTTACAACACGATCAAAAACTGGATCAAGCGGAATATGCTCTCCGCATACAGGACCGCCGGCGGACACCTCCGTATCAAGTCTTCCGACCTCGAAAGTTTTTCGAGGGAGTACGGAATCCCGATTGCGGATAAGGATGGGGGGAACAAACGGAGGGTTCTCATCCTCGACAACGGCAATTTTACCCGCCTTTTCAGCGATTCGCTGAACCGCTATTCCGACAAGATCGATCTGTATTCCACCAAGGATCCATTCGAGGCGGGCTCCCTCGTGGAATCGAGAAAGCCCGATATCTTCATAATCAACAGCCAGCTTCCCGGCGTCGATGCTGCGAGGATCTGCTCGCATGTAAAAAAGCGCAGCGCCTTAAAGCATGCGAAGATAGGCGTTATCGGCATCAGATCCGCCCCGGATTCCCTTTCGGATGTCGGCGCTTCTTGCGCCGCCGACTTTTTTTTCAAGGAGCCGATCGACAAGGTTGAGATCTACGAGTCGATAGAGCCTATGATATTGCCCAAAAAGGGTGTTCGTTCCCATCGAAATAAAAGGGATGCCTGA
- a CDS encoding RsmB/NOP family class I SAM-dependent RNA methyltransferase translates to MNTPEHAAAILRAFQIEPKPMDRIAAEYFLRHKSLGSRARREISEAVFGVTRWQMRLDAWLSMAGVVKPSILDRVICYLFWQGASTELPHHLAFLKKVDFSAPFERSFPGGLQSYLSMPQIFYSRIVAMYPSRSFDACEMMNRPIPPSLRANLLKGKREDAISRLRTDGIDALPTGHSPFGIRIPQRVNLRESSAYREGLVEVQDEGSQLATLVAAGAGGRNILDLCAGAGGKSLMLAMLAGGSARIVASDPDSGKLSELKKRARRAGAAIDVIGSKELSKRGDLRGKFDLILVDAPCTGSGTIRRNPDVRWRVTDSTIARSVSLQRDILKSAVAWLAPGGRFVYLTCSIFPEENEEQALWILKNLPLSPGPISEIGGTFRGYLEEFITPEGFLRIDPSRGDWDGFFVASFYLSGENFV, encoded by the coding sequence ATGAATACGCCGGAACATGCGGCCGCCATACTCAGGGCCTTTCAGATCGAACCTAAGCCGATGGACAGGATAGCGGCGGAATATTTCCTGCGGCACAAATCGCTCGGAAGCCGCGCCAGGAGGGAGATCTCCGAAGCGGTCTTCGGGGTGACCCGCTGGCAGATGAGGCTCGATGCCTGGCTGTCGATGGCGGGTGTCGTCAAGCCTTCGATTCTCGACAGGGTCATCTGTTACCTCTTTTGGCAGGGGGCTTCTACGGAGCTTCCTCATCATCTCGCTTTTCTGAAAAAGGTCGATTTTAGCGCCCCTTTCGAGAGGTCATTTCCCGGCGGCCTCCAGTCCTATCTCTCAATGCCGCAGATCTTCTATTCGAGAATCGTCGCGATGTATCCTTCGAGGAGTTTCGATGCGTGCGAGATGATGAACCGCCCTATCCCCCCGTCGCTTCGCGCGAACCTCCTCAAGGGGAAAAGGGAGGATGCAATTTCAAGGCTGCGGACCGACGGAATCGATGCGCTGCCGACGGGGCATTCCCCCTTCGGAATAAGAATTCCGCAGCGCGTGAATCTGCGCGAATCTTCCGCATACAGGGAGGGGTTGGTGGAGGTTCAGGACGAGGGGAGCCAGCTCGCCACCCTCGTCGCAGCGGGGGCGGGGGGCAGGAACATTCTGGACCTTTGTGCAGGCGCAGGGGGAAAATCCCTCATGCTTGCGATGTTGGCAGGGGGATCGGCTCGAATAGTCGCATCGGATCCCGATTCGGGAAAGCTCTCCGAATTGAAAAAGAGGGCGAGGCGCGCTGGTGCCGCGATAGATGTGATAGGTTCTAAGGAACTTTCGAAGAGGGGAGATCTTCGCGGCAAATTCGACCTCATCCTCGTCGATGCCCCTTGTACGGGGAGCGGAACGATCAGAAGGAATCCGGATGTGAGGTGGCGCGTCACCGATTCCACGATAGCGCGGAGCGTATCGCTGCAGAGAGATATCCTGAAATCCGCGGTAGCGTGGCTCGCTCCCGGCGGAAGGTTCGTATATCTTACCTGCAGCATATTCCCCGAGGAGAACGAGGAGCAGGCGCTCTGGATTTTAAAAAATCTCCCCCTTTCTCCGGGGCCGATTTCAGAAATAGGGGGAACTTTTCGAGGATATCTTGAAGAGTTTATAACGCCGGAAGGTTTTTTGAGGATCGATCCATCGCGAGGGGATTGGGATGGCTTTTTCGTAGCTTCCTTCTACCTCTCAGGGGAAAATTTCGTATAA
- a CDS encoding ABC transporter ATP-binding protein: MTAHIEIRGLDYSYPDGSRALSGINLRIEKGEKVALIGSNGAGKSTLLLHLNGTLRGSGRISIDGVTIEDSSIREIRKKVGLIFQDPNDQLFCPTVEEDVAFGPMHFSIPKNELSELVISSLDEVGMRGLAKRPSHHLSLGERRRVSIAAVLSMKPEILALDEPASALDPKRKRWLIDFLRSSTLTTLLATHDLMMAFELCDRTIILREGKITFDGRTKEIASNADLLLQNDLEIPVMPAVLGGKRVLHHDGR; the protein is encoded by the coding sequence ATGACAGCTCATATAGAAATACGGGGGCTCGACTATTCCTATCCCGATGGAAGTCGCGCGCTCTCCGGAATAAACCTGCGGATCGAAAAAGGTGAAAAAGTAGCGCTGATCGGATCCAACGGAGCAGGGAAATCCACGCTCCTTCTGCACCTGAACGGAACCCTTCGGGGCAGCGGACGCATATCGATAGACGGAGTCACGATAGAGGATTCCTCGATACGGGAGATACGCAAAAAGGTGGGGTTGATATTTCAGGACCCGAACGACCAGCTATTCTGCCCTACCGTCGAGGAGGATGTGGCCTTTGGCCCGATGCATTTTTCAATTCCCAAAAATGAACTCAGCGAGTTGGTAATATCCTCTCTAGATGAGGTCGGAATGAGGGGGCTTGCAAAGCGCCCTTCACACCACTTGAGTCTCGGGGAACGCCGCAGGGTCAGCATCGCCGCGGTGCTGTCGATGAAACCGGAAATACTGGCTCTCGACGAACCGGCATCCGCCCTGGATCCAAAGCGCAAAAGGTGGCTGATCGATTTTCTTAGATCGAGCACGCTGACCACCCTTCTGGCCACTCACGATTTGATGATGGCATTCGAGCTCTGCGACAGAACGATAATATTACGCGAAGGCAAAATAACTTTCGACGGAAGGACGAAGGAAATCGCATCCAACGCCGATCTCCTGTTGCAAAACGACCTCGAAATTCCTGTCATGCCCGCGGTACTAGGCGGAAAACGGGTCCTTCACCACGATGGAAGATGA
- a CDS encoding adenylosuccinate synthase, producing the protein MPNIVVVGMQWGDEGKGKIIDLLTPSVDLVVRFQGGANAGHTVVVDGKKSVLHLVPSGILHERCSCVIGNGVALDPSSLISEIEGLVAGGFLSDSGRLSISERAHLVMPYHKVIDALREQALGGASIGTTGRGIGPCYEDKAARLGLRAGELVDFASFRESLREVMQFKNSQIAELGGEPLDVEKMAAEAKIWSDRLSSHIVDTDFIIHSHISSGKNILFEGAQGAMLDVDHGTYPFVTSSNTAAGAACTGSGIGPTAIDDVMGIAKAYTTRVGNGPFPTELDDEIGEYMQEKGGEVGATTGRKRRCGWFDAVVARHAARINGVTKLTITKLDVLSGLKKLKVCIGYRINGRIFEFLPSVASRFDRIEPVYEELPGWEEDISAAKKISDLPSSAVAYLNRMEELIGAEISVVSVGVERSSSIVVKDPFSA; encoded by the coding sequence ATGCCGAATATCGTCGTCGTAGGAATGCAATGGGGCGATGAAGGAAAAGGTAAGATAATAGATCTTCTTACCCCCTCCGTGGATCTGGTCGTGCGGTTTCAGGGGGGTGCGAATGCTGGCCACACAGTCGTGGTCGATGGGAAGAAATCGGTCCTTCATCTCGTTCCATCCGGAATTCTACACGAGCGCTGTTCCTGCGTGATAGGAAACGGCGTGGCTCTCGATCCATCTTCGCTGATAAGCGAGATTGAAGGACTCGTCGCGGGCGGTTTTCTCTCCGATTCGGGGAGGCTCTCGATAAGCGAGCGTGCACATCTGGTGATGCCTTATCACAAGGTGATAGATGCCCTTCGCGAACAGGCTCTCGGTGGTGCCTCGATAGGGACCACAGGCCGTGGGATAGGTCCCTGTTATGAGGATAAGGCCGCGAGGCTTGGGCTTCGCGCCGGAGAGTTGGTTGACTTTGCATCATTCAGGGAGAGTCTGCGCGAGGTAATGCAGTTTAAAAATTCACAGATAGCGGAGCTCGGAGGCGAACCGTTAGATGTGGAAAAAATGGCGGCGGAGGCGAAGATTTGGTCGGATAGGCTTTCAAGTCATATCGTCGATACGGATTTTATCATTCATTCACATATCTCCTCCGGCAAAAACATTTTGTTTGAGGGGGCTCAGGGGGCGATGCTGGACGTAGATCATGGAACGTATCCCTTCGTGACATCCTCCAATACGGCGGCCGGAGCAGCCTGCACTGGATCCGGCATCGGACCCACCGCGATAGATGATGTGATGGGAATCGCGAAGGCCTATACTACGAGGGTGGGAAACGGCCCCTTCCCCACCGAGCTTGACGACGAGATCGGCGAATATATGCAGGAGAAGGGCGGAGAAGTCGGGGCGACGACCGGAAGGAAACGTCGATGCGGATGGTTCGACGCCGTAGTCGCGCGCCATGCGGCGAGAATCAACGGCGTGACCAAACTTACTATCACCAAACTCGATGTTCTTTCCGGCTTGAAGAAGCTTAAAGTATGTATTGGCTACAGGATAAACGGAAGAATTTTCGAGTTTCTTCCTTCGGTGGCATCGCGCTTCGACCGCATAGAGCCCGTTTACGAGGAACTCCCCGGCTGGGAGGAGGATATATCCGCCGCTAAAAAGATCTCTGATCTTCCCTCCTCCGCTGTCGCATATCTCAACAGAATGGAGGAGCTCATAGGCGCAGAAATTTCCGTCGTATCCGTAGGCGTGGAGAGATCATCTTCCATCGTGGTGAAGGACCCGTTTTCCGCCTAG